One window of Methylococcus sp. EFPC2 genomic DNA carries:
- the prsR gene encoding PEP-CTERM-box response regulator transcription factor: MSDQTLLIVEDDPGLRSQLRWSFDQYRVEVAEDRESAIAAMRKFEPAVVTLDLGLPPDPGGTREGFATLQEILSIAPQTKVIVLTGNDDTVNPVKAIGQGAYDFYQKPIEPDILSFVVDRAFRLYALEEENRKLSRLHVTNPLEGIIGASPEMHEVCRMVERFAPTDLTVLILGESGTGKEVIARALHALSPRAKKPFIAVNAAAIPENLLESELFGHEKGAFTGASQQVKGKFELANGGTFFLDEIGDIPSSLQPKLLRVLQERVFERIGGRQEIKVDVRVLCATHQNMEQLIAGNRFREDLYFRINEMVIDLPPLRERTGDAVVLARAFLDRYSLQMRRNLLGFTDDALAALEAYHWPGNVRELEHKIKRAVVMASGSLVDAKDIQLVPGEYRHRVLSLREAREAAERKAVCAALSEAGENVSRAAELLEVARPTLYTLLSKFNLKV, encoded by the coding sequence GTGAGCGACCAGACCTTGTTGATCGTCGAAGATGACCCTGGCCTGCGCAGCCAGTTGCGTTGGAGTTTTGATCAATACCGGGTGGAGGTGGCGGAAGACAGGGAGTCTGCGATCGCCGCCATGCGTAAATTCGAGCCGGCGGTCGTGACTCTGGATCTCGGGTTGCCCCCCGATCCGGGGGGAACCCGCGAGGGTTTTGCGACGCTACAGGAGATTTTGTCCATTGCGCCGCAGACGAAGGTGATCGTACTGACCGGAAACGACGACACCGTGAATCCGGTCAAGGCGATAGGGCAGGGCGCCTACGATTTTTACCAAAAGCCCATCGAGCCGGATATCCTCAGCTTCGTCGTCGACCGGGCCTTCCGCCTGTACGCCCTGGAAGAGGAAAACCGCAAACTGTCCAGGCTGCACGTCACCAACCCGCTGGAAGGCATTATCGGAGCGAGTCCCGAAATGCACGAGGTTTGCCGGATGGTTGAGCGTTTCGCTCCCACCGACCTCACCGTGCTGATACTGGGCGAGAGTGGCACGGGCAAGGAGGTGATCGCACGGGCGCTCCACGCCCTCAGCCCGCGTGCGAAAAAACCTTTCATCGCGGTGAACGCGGCGGCGATCCCGGAAAATTTGCTGGAAAGCGAATTGTTCGGACATGAAAAAGGCGCGTTTACCGGCGCAAGTCAGCAGGTCAAGGGCAAGTTCGAACTGGCTAATGGCGGTACGTTTTTCCTGGACGAAATCGGCGACATCCCGTCATCGTTACAACCCAAACTACTACGCGTGTTGCAGGAGCGCGTGTTCGAGCGGATAGGCGGGCGTCAGGAAATCAAGGTCGACGTCAGGGTGCTCTGTGCAACCCACCAGAACATGGAGCAGTTGATCGCCGGGAATCGTTTCCGCGAAGACCTTTATTTCCGCATCAATGAAATGGTCATCGACCTGCCTCCGCTGCGGGAACGGACGGGCGATGCCGTGGTTCTGGCCCGCGCATTTCTGGATCGCTATTCGCTCCAGATGCGCCGTAATCTGCTGGGCTTTACCGACGATGCCCTGGCGGCTCTGGAAGCCTATCATTGGCCCGGTAATGTGCGGGAACTGGAGCACAAGATAAAGCGCGCCGTGGTGATGGCCTCGGGTTCCCTGGTGGACGCCAAGGATATTCAGCTGGTGCCCGGCGAGTACCGGCACCGCGTGCTGAGTCTGCGGGAAGCGCGAGAAGCCGCCGAGCGGAAAGCGGTCTGCGCCGCCCTCAGCGAAGCCGGCGAAAACGTATCCAGGGCGGCCGAACTGTTGGAAGTAGCTCGGCCGACCTTGTACACCCTGTTGAGCAAATTCAATCTTAAGGTCTAA
- the prsK gene encoding XrtA/PEP-CTERM system histidine kinase PrsK: MSITLLSYLAGFAAYTLLTILLLINWRGQSKGRGLIGACVATSLWAGVISLQDVLGVFPTGLVWTLEVIHVYLWLTFFSALLHRDRGSGLLGDPRRFRRLVHVFSLGLIAYIWLSPLAEKFYPFLFKPALQYAGHIGMAVVGLVLVEQFYRNARLDQRWRIKFLCLAMGGLFAYDFYLYSEALLFHRIRYELWAARGAVAAMVTPFIAVSAARNPDWSVDIFVSRQVVFHSAALLGSGVYLLLMATVGYYIRYYGGEWGAVAQVIFLVGAFLVLVLVLFSGQIRARVRIFLNKNFFNYAYDYRQEWQRLIATLAEEKGLALEQRVILALGQVVESPSGVLWVRESTGRFLPRASYGDPGIEPDPVEAEEEVIQFMYRKAWIVNRSEMLINPEMYEGLLCPAWLEAYANAWLLVPLWGQNQTMLGLVLLTTPRTAIHWNWEVIDMLKTTSRLAASYLALEYAAKELGEARQFEGFNRLSAFVIHDLKNLIAQLSLVVRNADKHHDKPEFMRDAIQTVAHAVGKMNALMSQLRNSGPAASVEEVDLAELIGEVVETRSKQAPLPRREVPGISVKVRANRDRLASALEHVVHNAQDATAKTGTVRVRLFPPNGRHAVVEVADDGCGMDEEFVRNRLFRPFDTTKGLTGMGIGAYESREYMRALGGDLTVTSVPGKGSVFRFEIPVSQEKTEECSA; this comes from the coding sequence ATGTCCATTACCCTGCTGAGCTACCTGGCCGGTTTTGCGGCTTACACGCTGCTGACCATTCTGTTGCTCATCAATTGGCGGGGACAGAGCAAAGGGCGCGGACTGATCGGTGCGTGTGTGGCGACGTCGCTGTGGGCGGGAGTGATCTCCTTACAGGATGTGCTGGGGGTTTTCCCGACCGGACTGGTGTGGACACTGGAAGTCATACACGTCTATTTGTGGTTGACCTTTTTCAGCGCCTTGCTGCATCGCGACCGGGGTAGCGGACTCCTGGGCGATCCCCGTCGTTTTCGCCGTCTGGTTCATGTCTTCTCCCTGGGGCTGATCGCCTACATCTGGCTCTCGCCGCTGGCGGAGAAATTCTACCCCTTCCTTTTCAAGCCGGCCCTGCAATACGCCGGACATATCGGTATGGCGGTCGTCGGGCTGGTCCTGGTGGAGCAGTTTTATCGCAATGCAAGGCTCGATCAGCGCTGGCGCATCAAGTTTCTGTGCCTGGCCATGGGGGGGCTGTTCGCCTACGACTTTTATCTCTATTCCGAGGCCCTGCTGTTCCATCGCATACGCTACGAGCTTTGGGCAGCGCGCGGGGCCGTCGCGGCGATGGTGACGCCGTTTATCGCCGTGTCGGCGGCACGCAACCCCGACTGGTCGGTGGATATATTCGTCTCGCGCCAAGTGGTGTTTCATTCGGCTGCGCTGCTCGGCTCCGGCGTCTATTTGCTGCTGATGGCGACCGTCGGCTATTACATTCGCTACTACGGCGGCGAATGGGGAGCGGTCGCCCAGGTCATCTTTTTGGTCGGCGCATTTCTGGTCTTGGTGCTGGTTCTATTCTCCGGGCAGATACGCGCCCGGGTCCGGATTTTTCTCAATAAGAACTTTTTCAATTATGCCTATGATTATCGCCAGGAATGGCAGAGGTTGATCGCCACCTTGGCCGAGGAGAAAGGCCTCGCGCTGGAGCAAAGGGTCATCTTGGCTTTGGGCCAGGTGGTCGAAAGTCCCAGCGGCGTGCTGTGGGTGCGGGAGAGCACCGGGCGTTTTCTGCCTAGGGCGAGTTATGGCGATCCCGGCATAGAGCCCGATCCGGTCGAAGCCGAGGAGGAGGTCATACAATTCATGTATCGCAAAGCCTGGATCGTCAACCGGTCGGAGATGCTGATCAACCCGGAGATGTATGAAGGACTTTTGTGCCCCGCATGGCTGGAGGCGTATGCCAACGCCTGGTTGCTGGTTCCGTTATGGGGCCAGAACCAGACGATGCTCGGTTTGGTTTTGTTGACCACCCCTCGCACAGCTATACATTGGAATTGGGAGGTCATCGACATGCTCAAGACCACCAGCCGCCTGGCGGCCAGTTATCTGGCACTGGAATATGCGGCGAAGGAATTGGGCGAGGCCCGTCAGTTCGAGGGCTTCAATCGATTGTCTGCCTTCGTGATACATGACCTCAAGAACCTGATCGCCCAACTCAGCCTGGTGGTGCGGAACGCCGACAAGCATCACGATAAACCCGAATTCATGCGCGATGCCATACAAACGGTGGCTCATGCGGTGGGAAAAATGAACGCGCTGATGTCGCAACTGCGCAATTCAGGCCCCGCCGCGTCCGTCGAAGAAGTCGATTTGGCCGAGTTGATCGGTGAGGTCGTCGAAACGCGAAGTAAACAGGCCCCTTTACCGCGCCGCGAAGTGCCAGGGATATCGGTGAAAGTGAGGGCGAATCGCGACCGGTTGGCATCCGCGCTGGAGCATGTTGTCCACAACGCCCAAGACGCGACGGCGAAGACCGGTACCGTTCGGGTGCGCTTGTTTCCCCCGAATGGGAGGCATGCGGTGGTGGAGGTGGCGGACGATGGTTGCGGTATGGATGAGGAATTTGTTCGAAATCGCCTGTTCAGGCCTTTCGATACAACCAAGGGTCTGACCGGTATGGGCATAGGTGCTTACGAGAGCCGTGAATACATGCGCGCTTTGGGGGGGGACTTGACCGTCACGAGTGTTCCCGGCAAAGGCAGCGTATTCCGTTTCGAAATTCCCGTTTCTCAAGAAAAAACAGAAGAGTGTTCAGCGTGA
- a CDS encoding TIGR03013 family XrtA/PEP-CTERM system glycosyltransferase, with protein sequence MLCKVASPQTRLEANSMIRIFRHYISSAFLILFFLEIVVFAAAFPLGSLLRAKAGANPVFFPWDDLQVPSLVFTTVMLLSSTGMGLYQRSHDIGDAALLLRIIATFMMGTAIMSLVFYAFPAYFVGRGVFGYALLSAFTGVLLGRFLFLRFVDGQNIKRRVLVLGAGYRANMIRDFEQRGHFVRFRVIGYVRLGDEPLRVDADKLMELAEPLCETVTRLDIDEIVVAPDDRRAGQPLDQILDCKMAGVDIVDLLSFFEREAGLLRVDCLYPSWLVFSDGFRVNGARNFVKRAFDVVASLSLLLVVWPIMVLTALAISLESGWRGPILYRQIRVGLNWKTFKVIKFRSMRTDAEKGGAQWARANDDRVTWVGRFIRKTRIDELPQLFNVLKGEMSFVGPRPERPEFVERFAETIPYYSERHRVKPGITGWAQLCYPYGSNYQDAIEKLQYDLYYVKNYSPFLDLLIMLQTVEVVLWGKGAR encoded by the coding sequence GTGCTCTGTAAGGTCGCGTCACCGCAGACCCGTTTGGAAGCGAATTCAATGATACGAATTTTTCGGCACTATATTTCCAGCGCCTTCCTCATACTTTTTTTCTTGGAAATCGTGGTATTTGCTGCAGCATTTCCGCTTGGCAGCCTGTTGCGCGCGAAAGCCGGCGCCAACCCCGTATTTTTCCCCTGGGATGATTTGCAGGTTCCGTCCCTAGTGTTCACCACCGTCATGCTGCTCAGTTCCACCGGCATGGGCTTATACCAGCGTTCCCACGATATCGGGGATGCGGCGTTGCTGTTGCGTATTATCGCAACGTTCATGATGGGAACCGCGATCATGAGTCTGGTGTTTTACGCCTTTCCGGCCTATTTCGTCGGCCGTGGGGTGTTCGGATACGCGTTGCTGTCGGCATTTACCGGCGTCTTGCTTGGGCGTTTCCTATTTTTGCGCTTCGTTGATGGGCAGAACATAAAGCGCCGTGTTTTGGTACTCGGGGCTGGCTACCGCGCTAACATGATTCGCGATTTCGAGCAGCGGGGTCACTTCGTGCGGTTCAGGGTGATCGGCTATGTTCGCTTGGGTGATGAGCCCTTGCGCGTCGACGCCGACAAACTGATGGAATTGGCGGAGCCGCTCTGCGAAACGGTGACACGCCTGGATATCGACGAAATCGTGGTGGCTCCCGACGACAGGCGGGCCGGGCAGCCGCTCGATCAAATCCTGGATTGCAAAATGGCCGGTGTCGATATCGTGGATTTGTTGAGCTTTTTCGAGCGCGAAGCCGGTTTGTTGCGTGTCGATTGCCTGTATCCGAGTTGGCTGGTTTTTTCCGACGGGTTCAGGGTTAACGGTGCCCGGAATTTCGTCAAGCGGGCATTCGACGTCGTTGCCAGTCTGAGCTTGCTGTTGGTGGTGTGGCCCATCATGGTGCTCACGGCTCTGGCCATTTCTTTGGAAAGCGGCTGGCGGGGCCCCATTTTGTACCGGCAGATTCGGGTTGGTCTTAATTGGAAAACTTTCAAAGTCATCAAATTCCGCAGCATGCGAACCGATGCGGAAAAAGGAGGAGCCCAGTGGGCTCGTGCCAATGACGATAGAGTGACCTGGGTCGGGCGATTTATCCGTAAAACACGTATAGACGAACTGCCCCAGTTGTTTAACGTGTTGAAGGGCGAAATGAGTTTCGTGGGGCCACGGCCCGAGCGTCCTGAGTTCGTCGAACGCTTCGCCGAAACCATCCCTTATTATTCGGAGCGCCATCGCGTCAAGCCCGGGATCACCGGCTGGGCGCAACTCTGTTACCCATATGGTTCGAACTATCAGGACGCCATCGAAAAACTGCAATACGACCTTTATTACGTCAAAAACTACAGCCCTTTTCTCGACTTGCTGATCATGCTGCAGACCGTGGAAGTGGTGCTCTGGGGGAAGGGAGCGCGCTAG
- a CDS encoding Crp/Fnr family transcriptional regulator: MSGETEGKFDSVFYELLARQDFEEGRCWQRRSYRNNEIILREGGHSGKVFLVLEGVTRILGSVAVGDDYQVRPGVRDLGPGSVFGELSLLDQAPHAATVLAVADCTVAEIDDISLRDYLDRNREFGFCFYRQLALLLVERLRKTDKQLFATLAWGLKAHGYDKYMKPDA, encoded by the coding sequence ATGAGTGGGGAAACAGAGGGAAAATTCGATTCGGTATTTTACGAGTTGTTAGCGCGCCAAGACTTCGAGGAAGGGCGGTGTTGGCAAAGACGGAGCTATCGGAACAATGAAATCATTCTACGGGAAGGTGGACATAGCGGGAAAGTGTTCCTGGTCCTGGAAGGGGTGACTCGTATCCTGGGCAGTGTGGCGGTGGGGGACGACTATCAAGTCCGGCCCGGCGTGAGGGATCTGGGCCCGGGCTCGGTGTTCGGAGAATTGTCCCTGCTGGATCAGGCACCCCATGCGGCGACGGTGTTGGCGGTCGCGGACTGCACCGTGGCGGAAATCGACGACATTTCTTTGCGGGACTATTTGGACCGCAATCGCGAATTCGGTTTTTGCTTTTACCGGCAACTTGCCTTGTTGTTGGTCGAGCGGCTGCGTAAAACCGACAAACAGCTCTTCGCCACATTGGCCTGGGGACTCAAGGCGCATGGCTACGACAAATACATGAAGCCGGATGCCTAG
- the tviB gene encoding Vi polysaccharide biosynthesis UDP-N-acetylglucosamine C-6 dehydrogenase TviB has protein sequence MPSLSDTRIGIIGLGYVGLPLAVEFGKHFDTVGLDINVQRIEELKAGVDRSLECSEAELRSAPRLSYTANRDDLKECNVYVVTVPTPIDDHKRPDLTPLVKASESVGKILSKGDIVIYESTVYPGATEEVCVPILEAQSGLKYNHDFYCGYSPERINPGDKEHRVVNIKKVTSGSTPEVAEYVDALYRTIIVAGTHLASSIKVAEAAKVIENTQRDVNIALINELAILFQKLGLNTLEVLEAAGSKWNFLPFRPGLVGGHCIGVDPYYLTHKAQEIGHHPEMILAGRRVNDGMGEYVVQRLVKLMNRKRIHVCQSNILILGLTFKENCPDIRNTRVVDIVKELKDYNVNVDIYDPWADPEETRHEYGIELTAELEPGRYDAVILAVGHNQFRELGAANIRALGKPESVIFDVKYVLPKTDVDEYL, from the coding sequence ATGCCCTCACTCTCTGACACCCGCATTGGCATAATCGGCCTGGGCTATGTGGGCTTGCCACTGGCGGTGGAATTCGGCAAGCATTTCGATACCGTAGGTCTGGACATCAACGTTCAGCGCATCGAGGAACTCAAAGCCGGTGTAGATCGGTCACTGGAATGCTCCGAAGCAGAGCTGCGATCGGCGCCTCGCCTGAGTTACACGGCAAACCGCGACGATCTCAAGGAATGCAACGTTTATGTCGTGACCGTACCTACGCCCATCGACGATCACAAGCGGCCGGATCTCACTCCGCTGGTGAAAGCCAGCGAAAGCGTGGGCAAGATATTGAGTAAGGGCGACATCGTCATCTACGAGTCGACGGTCTACCCCGGGGCGACGGAAGAAGTCTGCGTACCCATCCTGGAAGCCCAATCGGGGCTGAAATACAACCACGATTTCTACTGCGGCTACAGCCCCGAGCGTATCAATCCTGGTGACAAGGAGCACCGCGTCGTCAACATCAAGAAGGTCACCTCAGGCTCCACCCCTGAAGTTGCCGAGTACGTAGATGCGCTCTACCGCACCATCATCGTGGCCGGCACCCATTTAGCCAGCAGCATCAAGGTGGCGGAAGCCGCCAAGGTGATCGAAAACACCCAGCGGGATGTCAATATCGCGCTGATCAACGAACTGGCCATCCTGTTTCAAAAGCTTGGGCTGAACACCCTGGAAGTCTTGGAAGCCGCCGGCTCCAAATGGAACTTCCTGCCTTTCCGCCCCGGCTTGGTCGGAGGTCATTGCATAGGCGTCGATCCGTACTATCTGACCCACAAGGCGCAGGAAATCGGTCACCACCCCGAAATGATATTGGCTGGCCGCCGGGTCAACGACGGCATGGGCGAGTACGTGGTCCAGCGTTTGGTCAAATTGATGAACCGCAAGCGCATACACGTTTGCCAATCCAACATATTGATCTTGGGGCTTACATTCAAGGAAAACTGCCCGGACATTCGCAATACCCGCGTGGTCGATATCGTCAAAGAGCTCAAAGACTACAACGTCAATGTCGACATCTACGACCCTTGGGCCGACCCCGAGGAAACCCGCCACGAATACGGCATAGAACTCACCGCTGAACTCGAGCCCGGCCGTTACGATGCCGTCATCCTAGCCGTAGGCCACAACCAGTTCCGTGAGTTGGGGGCCGCCAACATACGTGCCCTGGGGAAGCCGGAGTCGGTCATCTTCGACGTCAAGTACGTCTTACCCAAAACGGACGTAGACGAATACCTATGA